A genomic window from Salvia splendens isolate huo1 chromosome 11, SspV2, whole genome shotgun sequence includes:
- the LOC121754504 gene encoding uncharacterized protein LOC121754504, producing MDNGGLSNEALALMIFDIIRVHQLRIICYLQAHGMLADVEQGEDERRVRRKFSRLERIPAQVHHLTRLVGLNDKECIDNLRMDRNCFGRLCLLLREQADLVDGKYVYVEEQIAMFLGAIDGTYINVLVGSDDKPRYRNKKGQIATNTLAVCTRDMRFVYVLAGWEGSARDARVLRDAVTCPHGIKVLKGQYYLCDNGYANSERFLTPYKGVRYHLQEWGPAAMVPENPKEMYNMCHTKARNVIERAFAVVKMRWGILRSASFYPITTQIRLTLSCFLLHNFIRDQMTVDPIEQELDVEHIHLGLEEEQPEHNVYVDTVDPTPAWNNKLNEFAETMWLSAAFKVAFVVVCDSMFVVMVCDYSL from the exons ATGGATAATGGTGGGTTGTCAAACGAAGCACTTGCGTTGATGATCTTTGACATTATTCGCGTGCATCAACTACGGATTATATGTTATCTTCAAGCCCATGGAATGCTAGCAGATGTTGAGCAAGGTGAGGACGAGAGGAGGGTTAGGCGTAAATTTTCTCGTTTAGAGAGAATCCCTGCCCAAGTTCATCACCTCACACGACTGGTCGGTTTGAACGACAAGGAGTGCATTGATAATCTTCGAATGGATCGTAATTGCTTCGGGAGATTATGTTTATTGCTGCGTGAACAGGCTGACTTAGTCGATGGGAAGTATGTATATGTTGAAGAACAAATTGCAATGTTCTTAG GTGCCATAGATGGGACCTATATCAACGTGTTAGTTGGTAGCGACGATAAACCACGCTACCGCAATAAGAAAGGACAAATTGCTACAAATACATTAGCTGTATGCACTAGGGACATGCGCTTTGTGTACGTGCTCGCCGGATGGGAGGGATCGGCCAGAGATGCGAGGGTGTTACGTGACGCAGTCACATGTCCACATGGGATAAAAGTTTTGAAAG GGCAATATTATCTATGCGATAACGGTTACGCCAACAGCGAACGCTTTCTTACTCCTTACAAAGGTGTCCGTTACCATCTTCAAGAATGGGGCCCTGCTGCCATGGTGCCTGAAAACCCTAAAGAAATGTATAACATGTGCCACACCAAGGCGAGGAATGTGATAGAACGCGCGTTTGCTGTTGTGAAGATGAGATGGGGAATTTTGCGTAGTGCTTCGTTTTATCCGATCACTACACAAATAAGGTTGACCCTTTCATGCTTTCTCTTGCATAACTTCATACGTGACCAAATGACTGTCGATCCAATCGAGCAAGAGTTAGATGTTGAGCACATTCACCTTGGACTTGAAGAGGAGCAGCCAGAGCACAACGTTTATGTAGACACAGTTGATCCCACACCGGCTTGGAACAATAAACTCAACGAATTTGCTGAAACTATGTGGCTTAGTGCAG CCTTTAAAGTAGCTTTTGTGGTGGTTTGTGACTCAATGTTTGTTGTTATGGTTTGTGATTATAGCCTTTAG
- the LOC121754505 gene encoding uncharacterized protein LOC121754505: MAEQRVNQYLTTNMKNNIVQHLLKNSQGGVLRKGAVCEAAEAFAVNRKTISRLWKAATEMMENGEPAHMVGKVKGYKRGEKKKVDEVKVRSLSVLERSSYRVMAPKLGVSKTTICRWVKDKQLRPHTSAIKPHLTDLNKLARLKWCLSQLQPNIIARTVAFNEMRNVVHIDEKWFYLTKSADRYYLLPDEEEPQRSCRSKRFITKVMFLCAVGRPHFGPNGETLFDGKLGIFPFTEMVPAQRNSKNRPRGTLETKPIPAVTQAVTREWLINKIIPAIHSKWPTSASKEIYIQQDNAKPHISTADPEFEEAANSNGFKIQLICQPPNSPDTNILDLGFFRAIQSLKDKKACSNVDELLQNVSMAYEELTPQTLNKVFLTLQSVLSEIFEVQGGNNYKIPHMNKDRLERIGALPNVLEVEERVVRDVLEYLALPQNNDGSSYDIGDLATAFGY; this comes from the exons ATGGCGGAGCAACGGGTGAATCAATACTTGACCACCAACATGAAGAACAACATTGTGCAGCATCTACTGAAGAACAGCCAAGGTGGTGTTCTTCGTAAAGGAGCAGTGTGTGAGGCAGCCGAAGCTTTTGCTGTCAATAGGAAGACTATTTCCAGACTTTGGAAGGCAGCCACAGAGATGATGGAGAATGGAGAACCTGCACACATGGTTGGAAAAGTTAAAGGATACAAACgtggagaaaagaaaaaagttgaTGAAGTAAAGGTTAGATCACTCTCTGTCCTTGAAAGATCCTCCTATAGGGTGATGGCACCAAAGCTTGGAGTTAGCAAAACTACAATTTGTAGGTGGGTAAAGGATAAACAGCTTAGGCCCCATACTAGTGCAATTAAGCCACATTTAACTGATCTAAATAAGTTGGCAAGACTGAAATGGTGCCTCAGTCAGCTTCAGCCAAACATTATTGCACGTACGGTTGCATTTAATGAAATGCGCAATGTAGTTCACATTGATGAAAAGTGGTTCTACTTGACAAAAAGTGCGGATAGGTACTACCTATTGCCGGATGAAGAAGAGCCACAGAGATCATGCAGATCAAAGAGATTCATTACCAAAGTCATGTTCTTGTGTGCCGTTGGCAGGCCACATTTTGGCCCAAATGGGGAAACTCTTTTTGATGGCAAGTTAGGCATTTTTCCTTTCACAGAAATGGTACCAGCACAAAGGAATTCCAAGAACAGACCAAGAGGCACATTGGAGACAAAGCCCATTCCAGCAGTGACACAAGCAGTGACAAGGGAGTGGCTCATCAACAAG ATTATACCAGCCATTCATTCCAAATGGCCTACAAGTGCATCCAAAGAAATTTACATTCAACAAGATAATGCCAAACCACACATAAGCACAGCTGATCCAGAGTTTGAAGAAGCTGCCAACTCAAATGGATTCAAAATCCAATTGATTTGTCAACCACCTAATTCCCCAGACACAAACATATTGGATCTTGGTTTTTTCAGGGCTATTCAATCATTGAAGGATAAGAAAGCATGCAGTAATGTGGATGAATTGTTGCAGAATGTGAGTATGGCTTATGAAGAGTTGACACCACAGACACTGAACAAAGTGTTCCTTACACTACAAAGTGTGCTGTCAGAGATCTTCGAGGTGCAAGGTGGGAACAATTACAAAATCCCCCACATGAACAAGGATAGGCTGGAGAGAATAGGGGCTTTACCCAATGTGCTGGAGGTGGAAGAAAGGGTGGTGAGGGATGTGTTGGAGTACCTAGCACTGCCTCAGAATAATGATGGTTCTTCCTATGACATTGGGGATCTGGCCACTGCATTTGGCTACTAG